The following proteins are co-located in the Candidatus Methanomethylophilaceae archaeon genome:
- the tgtA gene encoding tRNA guanosine(15) transglycosylase TgtA, translated as MFEIIKRDGMARMGRFEVHGKVVETPALLPVVNPKINTVPPRELYERFGFKALITNSYIIKNSPELKDKALELGLHGLLDYPGVIMTDSGTFQSHMYGEVDLTNEEIVQFQKDIGTDIGTVLDIFTEPFWTKEQTAESIVTTLERTEKACEMKGDMLINGVIQGSVYQDLREDCARKMASMDIDVHPIGGVVPLMEQYRYSELVDVVMASKRGINHSRPVHLFGAGHPMILALATLMGCDLFDSAGYAKFARDDRMMFIDGTFRLADMKSLDCDCPACRGRRVEELRGLDKKSRTKIIAEHNLYQITRELALVRRYLQEGRLWELAEIRCRAHPALLDALRRLKEHQAQMELSDPLSRDGAIFYTGSESRGRPVYLRYLDRLGKRYVPPTDKAVLFPDCQGKPYSRPYAEDFDRARKAGYTPIVVSPFGPVPAELDEMYPLAQSLFPSIQDDETENESERLTFQFLSMMGFRKAIEPGQIPDGGSIEYDADMLRAKAVARYQFGNEAADALFRGEVTFVKSKKTGKIRNVISDGEHVLSMRAGDGLYTLRLEGAKRIVSSVPAPYMRVAIMDDAVPFVADGRNVFAQFVLSCDPELRPMEEAIVTDKDGNPVATGRMFLTPKEIPFMKKGIAVKVRTGAEE; from the coding sequence ATGTTCGAGATCATAAAGCGCGATGGCATGGCGCGCATGGGCAGATTCGAGGTCCACGGGAAGGTCGTGGAGACCCCTGCCCTGCTTCCGGTTGTGAATCCCAAGATAAACACCGTGCCTCCGCGCGAGCTTTACGAAAGGTTCGGGTTCAAAGCCCTGATCACCAATTCATACATAATCAAGAATTCGCCGGAGCTCAAAGATAAGGCTCTGGAGCTGGGACTGCACGGTCTGCTCGACTATCCCGGCGTCATCATGACCGATTCCGGGACTTTCCAGTCCCATATGTACGGAGAGGTCGATCTCACAAACGAGGAGATAGTCCAGTTCCAGAAGGACATCGGGACGGACATCGGGACTGTGCTGGACATCTTTACCGAGCCTTTCTGGACCAAGGAGCAGACGGCCGAATCCATAGTTACGACTTTGGAGAGAACGGAGAAAGCCTGCGAAATGAAGGGCGACATGCTCATCAACGGTGTCATCCAAGGCTCGGTATACCAGGATTTGAGGGAGGATTGCGCCAGGAAGATGGCTTCCATGGACATAGACGTCCACCCCATAGGCGGCGTCGTCCCTCTGATGGAGCAATACCGCTATTCCGAGCTCGTCGATGTGGTCATGGCTTCCAAAAGGGGCATAAACCACAGCCGCCCCGTCCACCTGTTCGGCGCCGGCCACCCTATGATTCTGGCCCTTGCCACTCTGATGGGATGCGATCTGTTCGATTCCGCTGGGTACGCCAAATTCGCCAGAGACGACAGGATGATGTTCATCGACGGAACGTTCAGGCTTGCCGACATGAAATCTTTGGATTGCGATTGCCCAGCGTGCCGCGGGCGCAGAGTCGAGGAGCTCCGCGGGCTGGACAAGAAGAGCAGGACGAAGATAATCGCCGAGCACAATCTGTATCAGATCACGCGCGAGCTGGCTCTCGTCAGGCGCTATCTTCAGGAAGGTCGCCTCTGGGAGCTGGCCGAGATCCGCTGCAGGGCCCATCCTGCTTTGTTGGACGCTCTCCGCAGGCTGAAAGAGCATCAGGCTCAGATGGAGCTCAGCGACCCCCTCAGCAGGGACGGAGCCATATTCTATACTGGCTCGGAGTCCCGCGGAAGGCCGGTCTATCTGAGATATCTGGACAGGCTTGGGAAAAGATACGTGCCTCCGACCGACAAAGCCGTCCTGTTCCCGGATTGCCAGGGCAAGCCGTACAGCAGGCCGTATGCCGAGGATTTCGACAGGGCAAGGAAGGCGGGATACACCCCCATTGTGGTCTCCCCGTTCGGACCGGTTCCGGCGGAGCTGGATGAGATGTACCCTCTGGCCCAATCTCTCTTCCCCTCGATACAGGATGATGAGACCGAGAACGAATCTGAAAGGCTGACATTCCAGTTTTTGAGCATGATGGGATTCAGAAAGGCGATAGAGCCTGGTCAGATTCCGGATGGGGGCTCCATAGAATACGATGCCGACATGCTCAGGGCGAAAGCCGTGGCGAGGTATCAGTTCGGGAACGAGGCCGCGGATGCTCTTTTCAGAGGCGAGGTGACGTTCGTCAAGAGCAAGAAGACCGGCAAAATAAGGAACGTCATATCGGATGGCGAGCACGTTCTCTCGATGCGCGCCGGAGACGGGCTGTATACTCTCAGATTGGAGGGAGCGAAGAGAATCGTCTCGTCGGTTCCAGCACCATATATGCGTGTGGCGATCATGGATGATGCCGTCCCATTCGTTGCCGACGGGCGCAACGTGTTCGCACAGTTCGTGCTGTCCTGCGATCCTGAGCTGCGCCCGATGGAGGAGGCCATAGTGACCGACAAGGACGGCAATCCCGTGGCCACCGGCCGCATGTTCCTGACGCCCAAAGAGATACCTTTCATGAAGAAAGGCATCGCAGTCAAGGTCCGCACCGGCGCCGAGGAATGA
- a CDS encoding InlB B-repeat-containing protein, with protein sequence MSSSGVVALLVAVIVIIVGAAIFLGGSGDDGQQKTDPEEPVDPVDPDVPKATYSISYVLNGGTLVGTAPKTYESGQYADLPYAENGGLFFDGWFTDEGCTTPIGAILESQTGDLTLYAAWSGSKVGTGFTMSIDGSSPSIVFKRNYTGTATWEYLGEDDGAYYVERTMKIGTKHWYSGITIPYWWSTIFGSTTTEEAADVLDLTEHYWTDDDDGDDTVFFYRGNETLTGNFFGNGQKSYVCEVWESEDGTEKQWVYRSFYPLKIETFDSGLELNYSLTKVYEVNNIVGDFEPTVYAEYGITVTGYTTLAIGETLTLTAYGQDFYGWYIDGKLQEPISRTLTDDRATPDKVYEARTDVEYYVLESNTLYFEDVHLVSPVTIYDDEGKEYNMNTGVTFSDRVNGIFTPIDSREPVPCILRVYKEKTSTFSCTWEVGKNSYSMSFTMHYNDLYDYSKDTDRADFSSYRAMSKYFTYDDPYVKIACEKLLEYKSLYNMNDRDFAYFVMKFVETIPYLYDESSRGKMEFIKYPAELFWDGGGDCEDSSILYCTLMKKMGYDTALLIFRDHAMASIHFVNDSYNYGDNVATKNGKKYVYVETTTTGETWSNRSGYDLGDIFDDAYKPSKIEDMYVLV encoded by the coding sequence ATGTCAAGCTCTGGAGTAGTGGCGCTTTTGGTGGCTGTAATAGTCATTATCGTAGGCGCCGCCATATTCTTGGGAGGCTCTGGAGACGATGGCCAGCAGAAGACTGATCCCGAAGAGCCAGTCGATCCTGTGGATCCGGATGTCCCCAAAGCCACGTACAGCATAAGCTATGTTCTCAACGGAGGCACTCTGGTCGGCACCGCCCCCAAAACATATGAGAGCGGCCAATATGCCGATTTACCTTACGCTGAAAACGGAGGGCTGTTCTTCGACGGATGGTTCACGGATGAGGGATGCACCACGCCGATCGGGGCGATATTGGAAAGCCAGACCGGCGATCTGACGCTATATGCAGCATGGTCCGGAAGCAAAGTCGGTACCGGATTCACCATGAGCATCGACGGCTCTTCCCCCTCCATAGTCTTCAAGAGGAATTATACCGGGACTGCTACATGGGAATACCTCGGCGAAGATGACGGCGCCTATTATGTGGAGCGTACCATGAAAATCGGTACCAAACACTGGTACAGCGGAATCACGATACCGTACTGGTGGTCCACCATATTCGGCAGCACTACTACGGAAGAGGCGGCCGACGTCCTTGATTTGACCGAGCATTACTGGACGGATGACGATGACGGCGACGATACGGTTTTCTTCTATCGCGGCAATGAAACCTTAACCGGGAATTTCTTCGGAAATGGACAGAAGTCATATGTCTGCGAGGTTTGGGAGTCTGAAGACGGGACAGAGAAGCAGTGGGTATACCGCAGTTTCTATCCGCTGAAAATCGAGACTTTCGATTCTGGGCTGGAGCTGAACTATTCTTTGACCAAAGTCTATGAGGTCAATAATATCGTCGGGGATTTCGAGCCTACGGTATATGCCGAATATGGGATTACCGTCACAGGTTATACCACCCTCGCCATCGGCGAGACTCTGACCCTTACTGCGTATGGACAGGATTTCTACGGCTGGTACATCGACGGGAAGCTTCAGGAACCCATCAGCCGCACTCTGACGGATGACCGCGCAACTCCAGATAAGGTATATGAAGCGCGCACAGACGTAGAATATTACGTTCTGGAATCGAATACGCTATATTTCGAAGATGTCCATCTTGTGAGCCCTGTCACCATCTACGATGATGAAGGCAAGGAATACAACATGAACACTGGCGTTACCTTCAGCGACAGGGTGAACGGAATTTTCACGCCGATCGACAGCAGAGAACCTGTCCCATGCATTCTGAGGGTTTATAAGGAAAAGACCTCCACGTTCTCCTGCACTTGGGAAGTCGGCAAGAACAGTTATTCCATGTCCTTCACCATGCATTACAACGATCTGTATGATTATTCAAAGGATACGGACAGGGCCGATTTCAGCTCCTACAGGGCGATGTCCAAGTACTTCACCTATGATGACCCATATGTAAAGATCGCGTGCGAGAAACTGCTCGAATACAAGTCGCTCTATAACATGAACGACCGTGATTTCGCATATTTCGTCATGAAATTCGTGGAGACGATTCCCTATCTGTATGATGAGAGCTCGCGCGGGAAGATGGAGTTCATCAAATATCCGGCCGAACTGTTCTGGGACGGCGGAGGAGACTGCGAGGATTCCTCGATTCTGTATTGCACTCTCATGAAGAAGATGGGATACGATACTGCGCTGCTCATATTCCGCGACCATGCCATGGCATCGATACACTTCGTGAACGATTCGTACAACTATGGCGATAATGTCGCGACGAAAAACGGGAAGAAGTATGTCTATGTGGAGACGACCACTACCGGGGAGACCTGGAGCAACCGCAGCGGATACGATCTCGGAGACATCTTCGATGACGCATACAAGCCGTCGAAGATAGAGGATATGTACGTGTTGGTATGA
- the thiM gene encoding hydroxyethylthiazole kinase: MGKVRAKRPLVQCMTNYVTVNDCANACLCCGGTPVMTDAAEDVAEMVSIASALVLNIGTLNSRTVDSMEAAGRAANKAGIPVLLDPVGVGATRYRTETAFRLLERVDIAVIKGNHGEIGVLSGNGGQVRGVDSMGSKDPKSAAEKLASEFGCAVASTGEVDYVFRGGSGVELRNGHPLLGTVSGTGCMLSAVAGAYIGACGVSLESLSASLLVFSISSEYAATKCEGPGTFKPAFLDAIYNLDAERLDTRVQIRNL, translated from the coding sequence ATGGGAAAGGTCCGGGCGAAGAGGCCGCTGGTCCAGTGCATGACCAATTACGTGACCGTCAACGACTGCGCGAACGCCTGCCTCTGCTGCGGGGGGACGCCGGTCATGACGGATGCGGCCGAGGATGTGGCGGAGATGGTCAGCATAGCTTCTGCGCTCGTGCTGAACATCGGGACGCTGAACAGCCGCACCGTCGATTCCATGGAAGCCGCCGGACGTGCCGCCAACAAGGCCGGCATACCGGTCCTCCTGGATCCGGTCGGCGTCGGAGCGACGAGATACCGCACCGAGACCGCTTTCAGGCTTCTGGAGAGGGTCGATATCGCCGTCATCAAAGGGAACCACGGCGAGATCGGCGTTCTCTCCGGGAACGGAGGCCAGGTCAGAGGCGTCGATTCCATGGGCTCCAAGGATCCGAAGTCAGCCGCTGAAAAGCTGGCCTCCGAGTTCGGATGCGCTGTCGCTTCCACCGGAGAGGTGGACTACGTTTTCCGCGGGGGATCCGGCGTCGAGCTGAGGAATGGGCATCCGCTCCTAGGAACCGTTTCTGGCACAGGATGCATGCTATCCGCAGTCGCCGGCGCCTATATCGGAGCTTGCGGCGTCTCGTTGGAATCGCTGTCCGCATCCCTGCTTGTGTTCAGCATCTCCTCGGAATATGCGGCGACAAAATGCGAAGGCCCGGGAACGTTCAAGCCCGCTTTCTTGGATGCCATATACAATCTGGATGCGGAGCGTCTCGACACCCGCGTCCAGATCCGCAACCTCTGA
- the pth2 gene encoding peptidyl-tRNA hydrolase Pth2 has translation MTASPFRSDEYKLVVVVRNDLKMGKGKIAAQAAHAAVECAIYVQKYDRKTFDGWHSSGQAKVVLKVDSLEELMRLAAEARSVKLPVSTITDAGRTQIEPGTTTCIGIGPALAGEIDRVTGSLKML, from the coding sequence ATGACAGCATCCCCTTTCAGATCGGACGAATACAAGCTCGTGGTGGTCGTCAGGAACGACCTGAAAATGGGCAAAGGCAAAATAGCCGCCCAAGCTGCGCATGCGGCAGTCGAATGCGCCATCTACGTCCAAAAATACGACAGAAAGACGTTCGACGGATGGCACTCGAGCGGCCAGGCAAAGGTCGTCCTCAAAGTCGACTCTTTGGAGGAACTCATGCGCCTCGCAGCGGAAGCCAGAAGCGTGAAGCTCCCGGTGTCTACGATAACGGACGCGGGAAGGACCCAGATCGAGCCTGGAACGACCACCTGCATCGGGATCGGCCCTGCCCTCGCCGGAGAGATCGATCGCGTAACAGGAAGCTTGAAAATGCTCTGA